The DNA segment TACCTTGCAACCAATCATAGGAGGGAATCATGTCATCGCATCCCTATCGTACGATCGGTTCTATTGTTGGAATCGGGCTGGTGAGCGGGGCCCTAATATGGGGTGGCCACTCACTCACCCTGTCCCATGCATCCAATGCCCCCTCACAGGGCGTCGTACCTGCCGCCACTGTTCAGCCAGCGCCAGGCTTTACAGACGTCGCCAAACGAGTCACTCCGGCGGTCGTGAACATTACGACGGTCATAACGGAGCATGTGACAGATGGCTCACCCGTTCCGGATGAGCTACGAGAACGAATGGAGGAATTCTTCGGGAAACCATTTGGACCTCGTGGGCGTCGACCAGAGGCCCCGTTTGACCATCGAACGCCTCGGAAAGGACAAGGATCCGGTGTGATCATTTCGTCGGATGGCTATATTGTGACGAATAATCATGTGATTGCCCAGGCCCGAGAGGTCAGCGTTACCCTTCCCGATAAACGGGAATTTAAGGGCAAGATTGTCGGAGTGGATCCGAAAAGTGACCTTGCCGTGATCAAGATCAATGCCGGCCATCTTCCGACCGTGACTTGGGGTGATGCGTCAAATCTTCAAGTCGGTGAGTATGTCTTAGCGGTCGGCAACCCCTTTGGGCTCAATTCCACCGTGACGCTTGGGATCGTGAGCGCGGTGGGTCGCGGCCAAATGGGGATCACTCAGTACGAGGATTTTATTCAGACGGACGCCGCCATTAACCCTGGCAACTCGGGCGGTGCGCTGGTGAATACCAAGGGGGAGCTGGTGGGCATCAACACGGCCATCTTTTCACAGACAGGAGGATATCAAGGCGTGGGGTTCGCTGTGTCGACCACGATGGTCAAGCCGATTTATGAGAGCCTGATCAAGTCTGGCAAGGTTGTCAGAGGATATCTGGGGATAGGGCTTCAGGGATTGAGCCAGGATCTGGCCGCGTCATTTGGCCTCAAGGATGCGAAAGGGGCATTGATCAGCGATGTGAAGGCAGGGAGTCCTGCGGATCAGGCCGGCCTCAAGCAGGGGGACGTGATCGTCAGCTATCAAGGGACTCCGGTGGAAGATGGGGTCGCCTTACAACGACTCGTCACCAGGACCACTGTTGGTGTCAAGGTGACACTCAACGTCATTCGTGATGGAAATGAACGTGAGTTGACCGTCAGGGTGGGTGAGCAGCCTGACGAATCTAAGGTCGCGAAGATGCAGTACGGAGGTTCCGACGATGCTCTGTCGGGTCTTGTGGTTGAGGAGTTGGATCAGGACCGGGCAAGACAGCTTGGATTTCATGGAGCGAGTGGCGTGGTGGTGACAAAGGTTGATCCAGACAGCGGCGCCGAGAGGGCCGGTCTTTCTGTGGGTGACGTGATCCAAGAAATGAATCGGCGACCGATCAAGTCAGTCAAAGATTTTGAAAAGGTGTCCGCAGATCTCAAGAAAGGATCCAACGTTCTGCTTCTGGTTACTCGGCAGGGGAGTTCCTTGTTCGTATCCGTCAAAGTGTAAGAACTGTACTCGTTCCAAGGTAGAGGGAGGAGGAGGCAACATCCTGCTCCCTCTTGCTGGGGCTTCAGGTCTTTTAGTCGAAGACGACGGTTTTTCTCCCGTACACTAAGACCCGGCGCTCAATGTGACGACGAACCGCTCTTGCCAGCACGACTTCCTCAAGATCTCGCCCTTTCCGAACGAGATCCTCCACCGTATCTCGGTGTCCCATACGAATCACATCTTGTTCGATGATAGGCCCTTCATCCAGGTCTTGGGTTGCGTAATGGGCAGTCGCTCCAATGATCTTCACGCCGCGGTCGTAGGCCTGTCGGTAGGGGTTGGCTCCGATAAAGGCCGGAAGAAAGGAATGGTGAATGTTGATGACGGGGCAGCCGACCTGTGCCAGAAAATCCGCGCTGAGAATCTGCATATAGCGCGCCATGACCACAAGCTCGATGCGATGTTCTTTCAGCAAGGCGACGACCTGTTGTTCCTGTCGGGGTTTGGTTTCCTTCGTGACGGGATAGACGGCATAGGGGATGTTAAAAAGCTCAGCCCAACTTGCACATGTGTCGTGGTTTGAAATGATGATGGGAATATCGATGTGCAGCTCGTCTCGACGGTGCCGTTGGAGAAGGTCGGCCAGACAATGATCCTGTTTCGAGACCAGAAGGGCGACACGAGGTCGTTGGCTGGACGGATACACCTCATAGTGCATTTCATAGACTTTCGCGATTGGATCAAAGGCGGCTGGAATATCGCTGGGGGGCATCTGAAGTCCATCCGTGGCAAATTCCATCCGCATGAGAAAATCGTTGGTATCCTCATCGGTGTGGTGATCGGAGTCGAGAATGTTGCCGCCGAAATCGTGAATGAATCCCGATACGCGTGCAACGATGCCCTTGCGATCTTTACAGCGGATCAGGAGCACGATCGAGTCCTTCTTCCGTGACGTCATGGGTGTGTACTCCTTCCGGAGTTGTTACGATCAGTGTATGAAGAGCGGCAAGATGCCGTTTTCAGTGGACAGGTGTCGTCACGATGCGTCCGACGAGATCGAATCCCGCGGCGTCGGTGATCTCGACTCTGCAGAAGTCACCAGGTGCCGGTTCCGAAGTCTTGCCGCCGGCATCGGCTGAGTCCTCGTCGACATAGACGACGCCGTCTATTTCAGGAGCAAGCCCTTCATGACGCCCTTCGAGAACGCCCTCTGTCTCTTCAGATCGCCCATCAATCAGCACATCGAGGATCGAGCCGATTCTAGCCCTCCCTTTTGAAGCGGCAATCGTTTCCTGGGCGGAGAGGATCATATTACGACGGTCTTCCATCACGTCCTGCTCGACTTTGTCATCTAACTCGGCTGCCGGGGTATCGTCCTCATCTGAATACACAAATACTGCGACTCGGTCGAACTCCGCCTGTTCCACATATGTGCGCAGCTCGGTGAACGCAGCCTCGGTTTCTCCAGGGAAGCCGACAATGAACGCCGTTCGGAAGGTGACTCCGGGGATACGGGTTCGGATACGATCGACGAGTGATTCGATGGTTGTGCGATTTCCTAGGCGATGCATCCGGGTAAGCATCCGATCATTAATGTGCTGGAGCGGCATATCAATGTACTTGGTAATCTTGTCTTCCCCGGCATAGAGGTCCAGCAGCTCATCCGTGACTTGTTGGGGATACAGATAAAAAGGTCGGATCCATTGGAGGCCATCCACTTTGACCAATTCACGAAGGAGTGACACGAGGCCTTGGCGAAGACCGAGATCGACACCATAGTTCATGGTGTCTTGCGAGATGAGGTTGATCTCCTTGACTCCTTCGGCAGCAAGCTGGCGTGCTTCTGCCACGATAGATTCCACCGGTCGGCTGCGTTGCTTTCCACGCATCAACGGGATCGCGCAGAACGTACAGTTGCGATTGCAGCCTTCGGCGATTTTGACGTAGGCGCTGTGCTGTTTGCCGAGTCTGAGACGGGGAGCCAGTTCGTCGTACAGATAGGGAGGTTGACTGATCCAGAGTCGTTTGTGTCGTTTCTTGGGGGCCAATAGATCGCGGCAAATATCCGCGATCTTACCGAATTCACCGGTGCCAACGACCCCGTCTAACTCCGGTAACTCTTTCAACAAGTCTCCTTGATACCGTTGGGCCAGGCAGCCGGCAGCGATCAGCACGCGACAACGTCCGGTCTTCTTAAGGTGCCCATGTTCGAGAATCGTGTTGATCGATTCTTGTTTGGCCTCTTCGATGAAACCGCAGGTATTGACGATGACCACGTCGGCTTGTGTTGGATCGCCGGTGAGTTGAAACCCTTCCGTGACCAATGTCCCGAG comes from the Nitrospira sp. genome and includes:
- a CDS encoding DegQ family serine endoprotease yields the protein MSSHPYRTIGSIVGIGLVSGALIWGGHSLTLSHASNAPSQGVVPAATVQPAPGFTDVAKRVTPAVVNITTVITEHVTDGSPVPDELRERMEEFFGKPFGPRGRRPEAPFDHRTPRKGQGSGVIISSDGYIVTNNHVIAQAREVSVTLPDKREFKGKIVGVDPKSDLAVIKINAGHLPTVTWGDASNLQVGEYVLAVGNPFGLNSTVTLGIVSAVGRGQMGITQYEDFIQTDAAINPGNSGGALVNTKGELVGINTAIFSQTGGYQGVGFAVSTTMVKPIYESLIKSGKVVRGYLGIGLQGLSQDLAASFGLKDAKGALISDVKAGSPADQAGLKQGDVIVSYQGTPVEDGVALQRLVTRTTVGVKVTLNVIRDGNERELTVRVGEQPDESKVAKMQYGGSDDALSGLVVEELDQDRARQLGFHGASGVVVTKVDPDSGAERAGLSVGDVIQEMNRRPIKSVKDFEKVSADLKKGSNVLLLVTRQGSSLFVSVKV
- the purU gene encoding formyltetrahydrofolate deformylase, with product MTSRKKDSIVLLIRCKDRKGIVARVSGFIHDFGGNILDSDHHTDEDTNDFLMRMEFATDGLQMPPSDIPAAFDPIAKVYEMHYEVYPSSQRPRVALLVSKQDHCLADLLQRHRRDELHIDIPIIISNHDTCASWAELFNIPYAVYPVTKETKPRQEQQVVALLKEHRIELVVMARYMQILSADFLAQVGCPVINIHHSFLPAFIGANPYRQAYDRGVKIIGATAHYATQDLDEGPIIEQDVIRMGHRDTVEDLVRKGRDLEEVVLARAVRRHIERRVLVYGRKTVVFD
- the rimO gene encoding 30S ribosomal protein S12 methylthiotransferase RimO; protein product: MSQPLITPTRAHSTKTARVNRSATTIGFVNLGCSKNQVDSEIMLGTLVTEGFQLTGDPTQADVVIVNTCGFIEEAKQESINTILEHGHLKKTGRCRVLIAAGCLAQRYQGDLLKELPELDGVVGTGEFGKIADICRDLLAPKKRHKRLWISQPPYLYDELAPRLRLGKQHSAYVKIAEGCNRNCTFCAIPLMRGKQRSRPVESIVAEARQLAAEGVKEINLISQDTMNYGVDLGLRQGLVSLLRELVKVDGLQWIRPFYLYPQQVTDELLDLYAGEDKITKYIDMPLQHINDRMLTRMHRLGNRTTIESLVDRIRTRIPGVTFRTAFIVGFPGETEAAFTELRTYVEQAEFDRVAVFVYSDEDDTPAAELDDKVEQDVMEDRRNMILSAQETIAASKGRARIGSILDVLIDGRSEETEGVLEGRHEGLAPEIDGVVYVDEDSADAGGKTSEPAPGDFCRVEITDAAGFDLVGRIVTTPVH